In the genome of Plectropomus leopardus isolate mb chromosome 19, YSFRI_Pleo_2.0, whole genome shotgun sequence, the window taaataagaaaatgattcTATGACCATATAATAGaaatagcaaaaacatttttaatgatgacTGTCTTTTTCTGTGATCCCAACAGTTGGTGACAAAGTCCCCGCTGACATCAGGATTGTTTCCATCAAGTCCACCACCCTGCGTGTTGACCAGTCCATCCTGACTGGTAAGCGTTCAAGAAACCTTAAATCTGTCAAcatgtgtttctctgtctcatCTGTGCTGGCAGTTTTGAGTTGATTTCCTGTTGTCTCTCTCAGGTGAGTCCGTCAGTGTGATCAAGCACACAGAGGCTGTCCCCGACCCCAGGGCTGTCAACCAGGACAAGAAGAACATGCTTTTCTCTGTAAGGGCCATCATTATTTCATCTTCACTTTGTTTCAAGCTTTTTAGCATTATTCTTCATTCTGTTACACTCATCATCATCTCTTCTGTAGGGCACTAACATCGCTGCCGGCAAGGCCATTGGTGTTGCTGTTGCCACCGGAGTCTCCACTGAGATCGGTAAGATCCGTGACCAGATGGCCGCCACCGAGCAGGAGAAGACTCCTCTGCAGGCTAAACTGGATGAGTTCGGCGAGCAGCTGTCCAAGGTTATCTCCCTGATCTGTGTTGCCGTCTGGGCCATCAACATTGGCCACTTCAACGACCCCGTCCACGGTGGCTCCTGGATCCGTGGTGCTGTCTACTACTTCAAGATCGCCGTCGCCCTGGCTGTGGCTGCCATCCCTGAGGGTGAGGGAAACGCATCGTGAAAccaatgtttgtgtttgagtagACTCTTTATTTTTCCACCACCTCTTTATCACACTCACAGTTTTCACCGATGTCTCTCAGGTCTGCCCGCCGTCATCACCACCTGCCTGGCCCTCGGTACCCGCCGTATGGCCAAGAAGAACGCCATCGTCAGAAGCCTGCCCTCTGTGGAGACCCTGGGCTGCACCTCTGTCATCTGCTCTGATAAGACTGGCACCCTCACCACCAACCAGATGTGTGTGACCAAGGTGggttaaacatttttgttgttgtttttttttactttttattttgttgtttatattaTAACATAGCTCATGTATTAAAgacaataatttttaaataaaaaattacatgaataCGTGTTTCACCCACTGGTACATTGGAATAACAAATAATCTATATATAATGATATATAAACATAGATAATGACAGTAGTTACAGAACATGTTTAGGTCTTTAGAgttttattgcaattttgaaATTGTAGAAAAATATCTCTAATccaatttaaaatttaaaattcttccttttatttaataattaccTACATTTTTCCCTCATCATAATTTCAACCTCCTTGTAAAGCAACAAAAggttaagaagaaaaaacaaaaaagtttttctacACTCGAAAAGGAAGTCTTGTTGCCAACAGTTTGTCTAAAAACCAGCCTTCTTCACACCcaagtaatttttgttttgtccgaCACAGATGTTCATCATCAAGGGCGTTGAAGGCGAACACGTTGACCTTGATGCCTTCGATATCTCTGGCTCCAAGTACACCCCCGAGGGCGAGGTGTAAGTTGATTTTCATTGTTCAAATAGAGCTGTACAGTAAGGTGCACAGtaacttatttatttctaaatctCTCTTTGTATTTCAGTTCCCAGGGAGGTGCCAAGGTCAACTGCAGCGGATATGACGGACTTGTTGAGCTGGCTACCATCTGCGCCCTGTGCAACGACTCCTCTCTGGACTACAACGAGGTAAAGACGTTGTGAAGTCATGCAGTGTATTCGCTGCACTGAAACCGCATGACCCTCAACAGTATAACCACATCTACCTCTGTTTCTTCAGGCCAAGAAGATCTATGAGAAGGTCGGTGAGGCCACTGAGACTGCCCTGTCCTGCCTGGTTGAGAAGATGAACGTCTTCAACAGCAACGTGAAGAGCCTGTCCAGAATTGAGAGGGCCAACGCCTGCTGCTCAGTAGGTTTTCTCCAGACATTTGCTACACGTTAAAGATGATTCACATTCAACATCATAGATTTAAATTCTCTTCTTAAAACTCTTCTGCAAGAAAGCCCAcattttctgatgttacaaatctaCCTCTGGACCTAACAacattgttttcacttttgcaCTTACCTGTTTGCAAAGTGTAGATTCTGAAtaaactttactttactttactcaCCTGCAATGttagaataagaaaaagatgatttgctCAAATATCagtctttttggtttttaaaaatatctttaaaaaatcttgtaTCTGACGGCTAATTGGGAACAACTGAaaactttttgttatttggATTAGTCCTACTTATTCCAAAGACCTAcaattttttagttttcaattTACCTGTGGTGAGGTGACTGCCGATctaattaaaaaatcttttatccAACAGgtgatcaaacagctgatgaagAAGAACTTCACTCTTGAGTTCTCCCGTGACAGGAAGTCCATGTCCGTGTACTGCTCTCCCACTAAGGGTGATGGTGGTGCTAAGATGTTCGTGAAGGTGAGTTACTTATTTCTTTCTCCTCCCAGCCTTCAATCAGACGCCGGCAGACGAAACACAAGATAATCATTTAACCGTTTTCTCTTCAGGGCGCCCCCGAGGGTGTGATTGACAGGTGCGCATATGTGCGTGTTGGCACCACCCGCGTGCCCCTGACCAATGCCATCAAGGAGAAGATCATGGCTGTGATCAGGGACTGGGGTACCGGCCGTGACACCCTGCGTTGCCTGGCCCTGGCCACCCGTGACACCCCACTGAAGGTTGATGAGATGAACCTTGAGGACTCAACCAAGTTTGCCGATTACGAGGTGAGAACTTGCCCCCCCTTATACACAGATATGGGGGTGCAGCTGTGACTAACATGTCAAAACTTGGACTAAATGGCTCTATTTGCACTTCTCTCCCCAGACTGACCTGACCTTTGTTGGCTGTGTGGGTATGCTGGATCCCCCTCGCAAGGAGGTCACTGGCTCCATTGAGCTGTGCAAAGCTGCTGGAATCCGTGTCATTATGATCACTGGTTAGTATTATGGATGTGATGAACTAAAAACAACGCTgtctaattatttatttttcttctgtatCCACTCTCCCGGGTTTTACACCACAGAAATGGAAACTTGCAGACTGAGCCCTCACAGACTTCAGTCACACATACTGTGACGTGTTCTCTGTCATCACGTAAAGTCTGCGAGGGCAAATACAGCAAGCCGCTGATAGACAAGCCTCGAGTCTGTTTCAGTCATTGAATTCAATTCAGATTCACTTTATTGTTACatcttatcatattaaaaatacaaaaagaacaaaGTTCTTGCGTCGTGCCCCCTTGACCAGCACAATGATGtcccaaacaaaacaatggtATTGTAGATACAACATAAAGTACACAGTATAAAGTGCATTACCAAAGTGCGTTAAAGGGCATTGTAATTACACTAAAAGCaatattagaataaataatGTGGATTTGGACAGCCATCAGCACTCGCAATCTTCCCATGAGTGCCTGCAAAGTCCGCGAGTCTGCAAATGTGGTGAAATCCAGAGATTTGGATGCAGCCTTACTTTACTGACTCCCCACCAAATGTCTCCTTCATATTTCAGGTGATAACAAGGGAACCGCCATCGCTATCTGCCGTCGCATTGGCATCTTCCAGGAGGATGAGGATGTTGAGGGCAAGGCATACACCGGACGTGAGTTTGACGATCTGCCCCTCCACGAACAGTCCGAGGCTGTGCGCAGGGCTTGCTGCTTTGCCCGTGTTGAGCCATCTCACAAGTCCAAGATTGTGGAGTTCCTGCAGGGTTATGATGACATTACTGCTATGGTGAGAGCTCAGCTGCGTAGAATACAACCTTAAAGACAAAGAGCTTACCTTTTTTACGTGTGTTATCTGTACGTGTGTAGTTTTAACTTAAGATTCTTCACTTCCCCACACAGACTGGTGATGGTGTGAACGATGCCCCTGCCCTGAAGAAGGCTGAGATCGGCATCGCCATGGGCTCTGGCACTGCCGTTGCCAAGTCTGCCTCTGAGATGGTCCTGGCTGACGACAACTTCTCTTCCATTGTGGCTGCTGTTGAGGAGGGCAGAGCTATCTACAACAACATGAAGCAGTTCATCCGCTACCTCATCTCCTCCAACGTTGGTGAGGTCGTCTGGTGAGCGGCCTACGTGATCTCTGATCCACACCGAAACGTCACATTtcagctgtctctctgtctccagctAACTTTCCTTTTGCTTTATTCTTTCTTATTTCACTCTTTTAGTATCTTCCTGACTGCCGCTCTGGGTCTGCCTGAGGCTCTGATCCCCGTCCAGCTGCTGTGGGTCAACCTGGTTACTGATGGTCTGCCCGCCACCGCTCTGGGCTTCAACCCCCCTGATCTGGACATCATGGGCAAGCCCCCACGTTCCCCCAAGGAGCCCTTGATCTCTGGCTGGCTGTTCTTCAGATACATGGCTATTGGTGGTAAGTAGGATgttattactgttgttgttactgtttcCCATTTGCATGTACATTATCAGTTTAGCCACACCATGCAACAATAAACCACACTAAAGATGTACCTTTTCCGGAGTAGGTCCAAAAGTACAAATGCCCGCCCTTAAGCAGGTAGTGGTAACGTCTCACTGACCACGGCCAACCCCTGACAACCCTACTTCCCCgcccaaaaacaagcatttgtGTGGGTTGCGAGACTCTACTTACCTCTGTGCAgcagaacagagagaaagacttTTTTACAGCCTCTGTGTGTTTAGCTCTCACTGCGTTTGTAGCTTCTAACTCAATCTCTGTGGTCTGGAGTTTAATTTCTCTCCTGTGTCCTTGTTTGTACTACAGATCCCTGCTTTTGTTTACCCTTTAATGCCCGTTCTTGGGAGTGTGTTAAGTTGCAGCTGCTAAACAcaacatttccttatttttgcaacttcacaATGAAAGCTTTTATGTTACAAGTATCTATAGGAAAATGAAAAGTATTAATAACCGAATTAGCGGCAATTTGATAGGAAAGTAAATCAGAAACAGCCACAGTGAAATGttagatgaagagctgcagaccACAGGCTCTTACTGCACCTCTGCAAACACCTCAAACAggtaaactttttttaacctgtccACTGTGTGATAGAAAAACATGcacgcatttaaaaaaaacccgaAACCAAAACAACAGGGGACTTTGGCCTGCTGGTTTTACACATCATTAACTATTGACAGCTGGTCTGGAGTAAAGACACACCTTCAAGCATGTAGCGCTGTTGTAATGGAAATGCAAATCCTTGCAGAGCTGGGCTGAGGAGCCAGGAGACCACATATATAGGGTGGAAAAGCGActtttgtttagattttatttaaatgcaggAGAAACCAGTGCCCACACCAACGCTGTTATGTGTCTCTAACAGGATATGTCGGTGCTGCCACCGTTGGTGGTGCCGCCTATTGGTTCCTCTATGATGAAGAAGGCCCCACAGTCAGCTACTATCAGCTGGTGAGGAATTGCTTCTGtctcatgttttctttcatacaCTCTTATGCGGACACTTACTAACCTCACCTCTCCTCTGTACAGTCCCACTTCATGCAGTGCCATGATGAGAACGAGGACTTCACCGGCATCGATTGCGAGATCTTTGAGGCTGCTCCTCCCATGACCATGGCCCTGTCTGTGCTGGTCACCATCGAGATGTGCAACGCTCTCAACAGGTAAGTCTTCATATGTGAACATGATACATTTGATGATGACTCCAATGGTTTCTGCGGGTAACACATTCTCACTTTTCCTCTTTCTAAAGCTTGTCTGAGAACCAGTCTCTGTTGCGCATGCCCCCATGGAGCAACTTCTGGCTGCTTGCCGCCATGACCCTCTCCATGTCCCTTCACTTCATGATCATCTATGTTGACCCTCTGCCCGTAAGTCACCAGAAATCCTTACTGATTGGTTTAAGGGCTATGACACACCAGGCTGACAGTCTGCCGTTGGTCAATGTCTGGTTGGTATTGCCCTAGTTTTGCGGTGTATCCCTCTACGTTGGCCCTTGTCATCCCGTTGGTGATGGAAATCACTCTGgtagttcagctcagtgcatgaaaagagaaaaggaagtgaTATAAGTGAACAAACGACTAAAGACATGGGGGCGTGAGATCAAAACCGACTTAAAGAAGGTAagctttttttgccactgagcTCTTTAGTAGAAACAGTTTGGAATTGTTTATGTTACTGTTTGCTGGCATataataaatgtcattttttgttttagtatcaggttgtgttgttaatgagCTAACTGGCaaactagcatcttgaatctgtCCTATTGGTCTTCCtcattcccttttttaatgatgaatgCAGACTACCGCCACCCGTTTGTATGGAGTTATTTCCTCACATGCAGGCGCAAAACGTACGTGCTAGTTGGCCGTGCAGTGCAATTTTTTGGCCAAGTCACAGGCATTGTGAGGCAACGCAACAGTCGTACTTTGTAGctgctagttctttgatgttggtttagTGTGTCAGGGACTCATGAGCTGCATCTGTAAATCTCCCAGTTTTAAGAATTAATTTGAATGATTGTCCTCTGTGGCGTGTAGTTTTTGTTGTGGTTGCTCTCCTATGTAGTTTCTGACTCCCACTCTTTACCTCCCCACAGATGGTCTTCAAGCTGACCCATCTGAACTTCGACCAGTGGATGGTAGTCTTGAAGCTTTCCTTCCCTGTCATCCTCATTGATGAGGTGCTGAAGTTCGTTGCCCGCAACTACGTTGAGTGTAAGTAGCCTCGCATTTTTGGCATATTCACTCTaacatataacaaaatatatatctatatgtaCCTTATTTCTTATAGTAAGATATTTAACCTCTTTAAAAgcttaaatattattttaatttattaatattgttatttttttttgttaattaatcGTAAATAATTTAACTAAGTGTAATTCTTCTTCCTCATGTACTGTCATACCATTTCATCACATCATCTCTTTGTCCGTCTTATAATAATGTCTCTTTTCATCTGCCTAATTCCATCACTCCCTCACCATTAACTCAAATAACCCttgttcattttcagtgtaaatTCAGTCAACCCACCACCATTAGCCCTGTAACTAAAGCAAGGTACTTTGTGTCTGTAGTTTATGTGCATGttggtgtatttatttgttttgtagcGTATGTTCCTGCTCTTATGCAGATCAGTCCTCAGTcgtgtctattttttttaatattattacacTCCTGTTGGTGTGAAACTCCGGCTTCTCCCTACTACTTGATGACATAATTGAACAATGAATCTGTCAGAATTTGGCATGGTGACATGATGGTTCATGAGCGGGGAGATCCCTGAGTGAGTGCTGTTCTCTGTATCAGATGTCGTCCTCTGAGCTCTGTGTTTATAGACG includes:
- the atp2a1l gene encoding ATPase sarcoplasmic/endoplasmic reticulum Ca2+ transporting 1, like isoform X1: MENAHTKIPAECLSYFGVNEVSGLTPDQFKKNLDKYGFNELPAEEGKSIWELIAEQFEDLLVRILLLAACISFVLAWFEEGEETVTAFVEPFVILLILIANAVVGVWQERNAEDAIEALKEYEPEMGKVYRSDRKSVQRIKAREIVPGDIVEVSVGDKVPADIRIVSIKSTTLRVDQSILTGESVSVIKHTEAVPDPRAVNQDKKNMLFSGTNIAAGKAIGVAVATGVSTEIGKIRDQMAATEQEKTPLQAKLDEFGEQLSKVISLICVAVWAINIGHFNDPVHGGSWIRGAVYYFKIAVALAVAAIPEGLPAVITTCLALGTRRMAKKNAIVRSLPSVETLGCTSVICSDKTGTLTTNQMCVTKMFIIKGVEGEHVDLDAFDISGSKYTPEGEVSQGGAKVNCSGYDGLVELATICALCNDSSLDYNEAKKIYEKVGEATETALSCLVEKMNVFNSNVKSLSRIERANACCSVIKQLMKKNFTLEFSRDRKSMSVYCSPTKGDGGAKMFVKGAPEGVIDRCAYVRVGTTRVPLTNAIKEKIMAVIRDWGTGRDTLRCLALATRDTPLKVDEMNLEDSTKFADYETDLTFVGCVGMLDPPRKEVTGSIELCKAAGIRVIMITGDNKGTAIAICRRIGIFQEDEDVEGKAYTGREFDDLPLHEQSEAVRRACCFARVEPSHKSKIVEFLQGYDDITAMTGDGVNDAPALKKAEIGIAMGSGTAVAKSASEMVLADDNFSSIVAAVEEGRAIYNNMKQFIRYLISSNVGEVVCIFLTAALGLPEALIPVQLLWVNLVTDGLPATALGFNPPDLDIMGKPPRSPKEPLISGWLFFRYMAIGGYVGAATVGGAAYWFLYDEEGPTVSYYQLSHFMQCHDENEDFTGIDCEIFEAAPPMTMALSVLVTIEMCNALNSLSENQSLLRMPPWSNFWLLAAMTLSMSLHFMIIYVDPLPMVFKLTHLNFDQWMVVLKLSFPVILIDEVLKFVARNYVECSEAK
- the atp2a1l gene encoding ATPase sarcoplasmic/endoplasmic reticulum Ca2+ transporting 1, like isoform X2, whose amino-acid sequence is MENAHTKIPAECLSYFGVNEVSGLTPDQFKKNLDKYGFNELPAEEGKSIWELIAEQFEDLLVRILLLAACISFVLAWFEEGEETVTAFVEPFVILLILIANAVVGVWQERNAEDAIEALKEYEPEMGKVYRSDRKSVQRIKAREIVPGDIVEVSVGDKVPADIRIVSIKSTTLRVDQSILTGESVSVIKHTEAVPDPRAVNQDKKNMLFSGTNIAAGKAIGVAVATGVSTEIGKIRDQMAATEQEKTPLQAKLDEFGEQLSKVISLICVAVWAINIGHFNDPVHGGSWIRGAVYYFKIAVALAVAAIPEGLPAVITTCLALGTRRMAKKNAIVRSLPSVETLGCTSVICSDKTGTLTTNQMCVTKMFIIKGVEGEHVDLDAFDISGSKYTPEGEVSQGGAKVNCSGYDGLVELATICALCNDSSLDYNEAKKIYEKVGEATETALSCLVEKMNVFNSNVKSLSRIERANACCSVIKQLMKKNFTLEFSRDRKSMSVYCSPTKGDGGAKMFVKGAPEGVIDRCAYVRVGTTRVPLTNAIKEKIMAVIRDWGTGRDTLRCLALATRDTPLKVDEMNLEDSTKFADYETDLTFVGCVGMLDPPRKEVTGSIELCKAAGIRVIMITGDNKGTAIAICRRIGIFQEDEDVEGKAYTGREFDDLPLHEQSEAVRRACCFARVEPSHKSKIVEFLQGYDDITAMTGDGVNDAPALKKAEIGIAMGSGTAVAKSASEMVLADDNFSSIVAAVEEGRAIYNNMKQFIRYLISSNVGEVVCIFLTAALGLPEALIPVQLLWVNLVTDGLPATALGFNPPDLDIMGKPPRSPKEPLISGWLFFRYMAIGGYVGAATVGGAAYWFLYDEEGPTVSYYQLSHFMQCHDENEDFTGIDCEIFEAAPPMTMALSVLVTIEMCNALNSLSENQSLLRMPPWSNFWLLAAMTLSMSLHFMIIYVDPLPMVFKLTHLNFDQWMVVLKLSFPVILIDEVLKFVARNYVEL